A genome region from Populus alba chromosome 3, ASM523922v2, whole genome shotgun sequence includes the following:
- the LOC118062889 gene encoding zinc finger protein ZAT9 gives MLLLLPSTKHYRKRLEREGGEKSFDLCLLTASMERHKCKLCVRTFPNGRALGGHMKAHLAATRQQLGGLDRNESFSSSYSSSSGEEEVKEEQEIVKNREMVEEKSLAYGLRENPKKSFRLADPEFSFTVDAGSVVVQDRESETESRNPTRRRSKRIRKSCGFGDNQKQDIDVDKVADLKNPSWVESSSPAEPEPVSSVSDTSPEEDVARCLMMLSRDVWMRNIEEEYEEQGGKDGERSGEMLEEAEEIKVSKIRGKFRCEKCMKLFRSSRALSGHKRICSLNATEVRRFAGSADANDRIFECPYCFKVFGSGQALGGHKRSHLIGSSTSTSGVVEASTKLENNLIDLNLPAPVEDDEFSVVSDA, from the coding sequence ATGCTTCTCTTATTGCCTTCTACGAAACATTATAGAAAGAGgttagagagagaggggggtgAAAAAAGCTTTGATCTGTGCTTGCTAACTGCTTCAATGGAGAGGCATAAATGCAAGCTCTGTGTTAGAACTTTTCCAAATGGAAGAGCTTTGGGTGGTCACATGAAGGCCCACTTGGCAGCAACTCGGCAGCAACTCGGCGGGCTTGATCGtaatgagtcattttcatcCTCGTATTCTTCTTCCTCTGGTGAAGAAGAAGTAAAAGAAGAGCAAGAAATCGTCAAGAACAGAGAGATGGTTGAAGAGAAGTCTCTGGCTTATGGATTGAGAGAGAATCCCAAGAAAAGTTTCAGGCTTGCAGATCCTGAGTTCTCCTTTACTGTTGATGCTGGGTCTGTTGTCGTGCAAGATAGGGAGAGTGAGACCGAGTCAAGAAACCCAACTCGAAGACGATCCAAGAGGATCCGTAAATCGTGTGGCTTTGGAGATAATCAGAAGCAGGATATTGATGTCGACAAAGTAGCAGACTTGAAGAACCCGAGTTGGGTCGAGTCATCATCACCAGCTGAGCCAGAACCGGTGAGTTCTGTTTCTGATACCTCCCCTGAAGAAGATGTTGCTAGGTGCCTTATGATGCTGTCAAGAGACGTTTGGATGAGAAATATTGAAGAGGAGTATGAAGAACAAGGCGGTAAAGATGGGGAAAGGTCAGGTGAGATGTTGGAGGAAGCAGAGGAGATCAAAGTCAGCAAGATTCGCGGGAAGTTCAGGTGTGAGAAATGCATGAAGCTGTTTCGATCTTCAAGGGCATTGTCTGGTCATAAGAGGATTTGCTCGTTAAATGCAACAGAAGTAAGAAGATTTGCTGGCAGTGCTGATGCCAATGACAGAATTTTTGAGTGCCCATATTGTTTCAAGGTGTTTGGGTCTGGACAAGCACTAGGTGGACACAAAAGATCACATCTTATAGGCTCTTCAACTAGTACTAGTGGTGTTGTCGAAGCATCTACTAAACTTGAGAACAATTTGATAGATCTTAACTTGCCTGCTCCAGTGGAAGATGATGAGTTTAGTGTGGTCTCTGATGCATGA